A section of the Marinimicrobium koreense genome encodes:
- a CDS encoding helix-turn-helix domain-containing protein, protein MAKQPTMTGEELGKKLLQSVNEMKAGKAVRKTQVSPNEVAAARNKTGLSQSQFAEALHISPRTLQEWEQGRRKPSGAAQALIQIAFRHPEVITESLIKEAG, encoded by the coding sequence ATGGCTAAGCAACCTACCATGACCGGGGAGGAGCTAGGCAAAAAGCTTCTACAGTCCGTGAATGAAATGAAGGCGGGTAAAGCAGTACGAAAAACGCAGGTTTCACCAAATGAAGTGGCGGCGGCTCGTAATAAAACCGGGCTTTCCCAGTCACAGTTTGCAGAAGCTCTGCATATATCTCCTCGCACTCTTCAGGAATGGGAGCAAGGGCGTCGAAAACCTTCAGGCGCCGCCCAAGCTCTCATCCAAATTGCCTTTAGGCACCCTGAAGTCATTACAGAGTCCTTAATAAAAGAGGCAGGCTAG
- a CDS encoding Kelch repeat-containing protein yields MPFFNPSIKTQRTVTKLFSFAAVATAFCVLAACSGQTTSPQNPDIASVQWRQHKANTPPSARHENGFVTVGEHLYLVGGRGERPLDIFDPATGSWSQGAKPPFEIHHMQAIEYDEKLYVLGAMTGGFPEEPPLANILIYDPATDAWSEGPEIPADRRRGGSGVVLHEGLIYLVGGNTRGHMSGYVPWVDVFDPETGRWTQLPDAPHSRDHFHAAVIDGHIYAAGGRTSSHDTGESMSLTVAPVDVYDIENQRWHTLEAPLATERAGTATVAFNGFLVVLGGESISQVEAHREVEAYNPETEEWLSLPPLPVGRHGTQATLFNGELHIVAGSENRGGGPELNDHWVMEMGE; encoded by the coding sequence ATGCCATTTTTCAATCCTTCAATCAAAACCCAGCGCACAGTCACAAAGCTTTTTTCATTTGCCGCAGTGGCTACTGCGTTCTGTGTGCTTGCGGCCTGCAGCGGTCAAACCACTAGCCCACAAAACCCCGACATTGCCTCAGTGCAATGGCGGCAGCACAAAGCAAATACGCCACCCAGTGCACGCCACGAAAACGGTTTTGTGACGGTGGGAGAACACTTGTATTTGGTCGGCGGCCGAGGTGAACGGCCTTTGGATATTTTTGATCCGGCCACGGGAAGCTGGAGCCAGGGCGCCAAACCGCCGTTTGAAATTCACCATATGCAGGCCATCGAATACGACGAGAAACTCTACGTTCTGGGTGCTATGACCGGTGGTTTTCCGGAAGAGCCCCCGCTGGCAAATATCCTGATTTACGATCCCGCCACTGACGCCTGGTCGGAGGGGCCAGAAATTCCCGCCGATCGTCGGCGCGGTGGCAGTGGCGTTGTATTGCATGAAGGGCTGATTTACCTGGTGGGTGGAAACACGCGCGGCCATATGAGTGGCTATGTCCCTTGGGTGGATGTGTTTGATCCAGAAACCGGGCGTTGGACGCAACTGCCTGACGCTCCGCATTCGCGAGATCACTTTCATGCTGCGGTGATTGATGGACATATTTACGCAGCCGGAGGGCGAACCTCATCCCACGACACGGGCGAAAGCATGTCGCTCACCGTCGCGCCCGTGGATGTATATGACATTGAGAACCAACGCTGGCATACGCTGGAAGCGCCTTTGGCCACCGAGCGTGCTGGTACGGCAACGGTGGCCTTTAATGGATTTTTGGTGGTCTTGGGCGGTGAGAGTATCAGTCAAGTTGAAGCCCACCGCGAGGTGGAGGCGTACAACCCGGAAACTGAGGAATGGCTCAGCCTGCCGCCTTTACCCGTTGGGCGCCACGGGACCCAGGCCACGCTGTTTAATGGGGAGCTGCATATTGTCGCGGGCAGCGAAAATCGTGGTGGCGGTCCTGAGTTGAATGATCATTGGGTTATGGAGATGGGTGAGTAG
- a CDS encoding YihY/virulence factor BrkB family protein, producing MDLTIQDKLPVPVKHWLGIFLAAIQYWLGSQAFIYAAALAFFTVFSIAPVLVVVVMLVGLFIGERAVQGQLFEQLEGTIGPEAAGVVQTAVVNSQIDQSGIWPALIGITATIIGATTVFAQMQRSLNEIWSVAPRPSKSSLWIFIKSRLLSLTIILAIGFVLLVSLLLSVALRTIMAFAEEWLPVPGWAMVGLELFLSLFVVTALFSAMFKILPDVVLSWRDVVLGAFITAVLFTVGRSLIAIYLAYTATASAYGAAGSLALLLLWVNYSSMILLFGAAFTRAHLEGRGLTVRPRNTAVCVHRELIDDVKSA from the coding sequence ATGGACTTGACGATTCAGGACAAACTCCCCGTTCCAGTAAAACACTGGCTCGGCATCTTCCTCGCCGCCATCCAATACTGGCTGGGCAGCCAGGCCTTCATCTATGCCGCCGCGCTGGCGTTTTTCACGGTTTTCTCTATTGCGCCGGTGTTGGTCGTGGTGGTCATGCTCGTAGGGCTGTTTATTGGTGAGCGGGCGGTTCAGGGTCAGCTCTTTGAGCAGCTTGAGGGGACCATCGGGCCGGAGGCTGCGGGGGTGGTCCAGACGGCGGTGGTCAACTCCCAGATTGACCAGAGCGGCATTTGGCCGGCGTTGATCGGGATCACGGCCACCATCATCGGTGCCACCACCGTGTTTGCCCAGATGCAGCGGTCCCTGAACGAGATCTGGAGCGTAGCGCCACGGCCCTCCAAAAGCAGCCTCTGGATATTTATCAAAAGCCGTCTGTTGTCCCTGACCATCATTCTGGCCATCGGCTTTGTTCTGCTGGTCTCGCTGCTGTTGTCCGTGGCCTTGCGCACCATCATGGCGTTTGCGGAAGAGTGGTTACCGGTCCCCGGCTGGGCCATGGTCGGGTTGGAGTTGTTTCTGTCGCTGTTTGTGGTAACGGCGCTGTTCTCTGCGATGTTCAAGATTCTGCCGGATGTCGTGCTGTCCTGGCGGGATGTGGTGCTCGGTGCGTTTATCACCGCCGTATTGTTCACTGTCGGACGATCGTTGATTGCAATCTACCTGGCCTATACCGCGACCGCGTCCGCCTATGGTGCCGCCGGTTCGCTGGCGTTGCTGCTGTTGTGGGTGAACTATTCCTCAATGATTCTGCTCTTTGGGGCGGCGTTTACCAGGGCGCACCTTGAGGGCCGGGGGCTGACCGTTCGCCCCCGGAATACGGCGGTGTGTGTGCACCGCGAGTTGATCGATGATGTGAAAAGCGCCTGA
- a CDS encoding DMT family transporter — protein MLTDKTFLSPVFVALAALFWGLAGGLGGVLTSEGWAPLVVSFYRGVIGLLFVAAWLALRPRGSGLACRQLWFWSVIAGLGVAGNFAFYFISIAEGSVAVAATLMYCAPVFVYLVSFTLKLEQPTLPKWLAIAMVVVGIVLLTGIYEVGASEVTPVAVGAGLLSGLSYAVFIFGFKYAAPHGSPQAVLLVAFGVLSVILLVLSGTEQALAVLSAPIWPLFVILGVLGAGLSFVIYIRGLNYTAPAVASIVAMVEPVTASLFGVVLLNERLGLFQVLGLLLILVTVTALSVYSNVRPGYRHRAA, from the coding sequence ATGCTGACTGACAAAACCTTTCTCAGCCCGGTCTTTGTTGCTCTGGCAGCGCTCTTTTGGGGGCTGGCCGGTGGCCTTGGTGGTGTGCTTACCAGCGAGGGCTGGGCGCCGCTGGTGGTATCGTTTTACCGGGGCGTGATCGGGTTGCTGTTTGTGGCCGCCTGGTTGGCTCTTCGGCCGCGCGGCAGTGGGTTGGCCTGCCGCCAACTGTGGTTCTGGTCGGTCATCGCCGGCCTGGGTGTGGCGGGCAATTTCGCATTCTATTTTATCAGCATCGCAGAGGGCAGCGTGGCAGTCGCCGCGACCTTGATGTATTGCGCGCCGGTGTTTGTTTACCTCGTTTCTTTCACGCTGAAGCTCGAGCAACCGACCTTGCCCAAGTGGCTGGCCATTGCCATGGTGGTTGTCGGTATTGTGTTGCTCACCGGTATTTATGAAGTGGGCGCCAGCGAGGTGACGCCGGTTGCGGTCGGGGCGGGGTTGCTCTCCGGGTTGTCCTACGCGGTGTTCATTTTTGGTTTCAAATACGCGGCTCCGCACGGGAGCCCACAGGCGGTGTTACTGGTCGCTTTCGGGGTGCTCAGTGTCATTCTCCTGGTACTCAGCGGCACGGAGCAGGCGCTGGCGGTGCTGAGTGCGCCAATCTGGCCCCTGTTTGTGATTCTGGGCGTACTCGGGGCGGGCCTGTCGTTTGTGATCTACATTCGGGGTCTTAACTATACGGCACCGGCCGTAGCCTCCATTGTGGCCATGGTAGAGCCGGTCACCGCCTCCCTGTTCGGCGTGGTGCTGTTGAATGAACGCCTGGGACTCTTCCAGGTGCTGGGGCTGCTGCTGATTCTGGTGACGGTCACCGCGCTGAGCGTCTACTCGAACGTTCGCCCCGGTTACCGGCATCGCGCTGCATGA
- a CDS encoding TRAP transporter substrate-binding protein has translation MTARPPLSRALKALCVGIIALLAVAVIAASGIFSGATRGTTLFIAYAQNSQPVIDALHLLGRRIEEKTGGEVKVRFFPDSQLGGERELVELLQVGAVDITKVSAGLMESFSPIYGVFSMPFLFEDTGHFYRVMDNPDIMQPIYASTRQNGFVGMGYYDSGSRNFYVKDDPIRSVEDLEGRKIRVMQSEAAIEMMRLLGAVPVAMGQAEVYTAMQQGILDGAENNEFALTIARHAEIAKHYTYTMHTRIPDVVVISNMTLNKLNDEQTAAVYEAMAESIAFQKQAWNEAVAETRELAIDEFGVNFIDVKLAPFREAVEPMYEALKQYPEQYSLYREIRSTADETE, from the coding sequence ATGACAGCTCGCCCCCCGTTGTCCCGGGCGCTGAAAGCGCTTTGCGTGGGCATTATCGCGCTCTTGGCGGTTGCCGTGATTGCGGCCTCCGGCATTTTCTCCGGCGCAACCCGTGGTACCACCCTGTTTATCGCCTATGCCCAGAACAGCCAGCCGGTGATTGATGCCCTGCACCTGCTCGGTCGGCGGATTGAGGAAAAAACCGGAGGCGAGGTGAAGGTCCGCTTTTTCCCGGACAGCCAGCTCGGCGGTGAGCGTGAGCTGGTGGAATTGCTGCAAGTGGGCGCGGTGGATATCACCAAGGTGTCCGCCGGGCTGATGGAGAGTTTTTCACCCATCTACGGTGTGTTTTCCATGCCTTTCCTGTTCGAGGATACCGGGCACTTTTACCGGGTCATGGACAATCCCGACATCATGCAGCCCATCTATGCCTCCACCCGGCAGAACGGGTTTGTCGGTATGGGTTATTACGACTCCGGCTCACGCAATTTTTACGTGAAAGATGACCCGATTCGTTCCGTGGAGGACCTTGAAGGACGGAAGATACGGGTCATGCAGAGCGAGGCGGCCATCGAGATGATGCGCCTGTTGGGGGCGGTTCCGGTGGCCATGGGTCAGGCCGAGGTGTACACCGCCATGCAGCAGGGCATTCTGGACGGGGCGGAGAATAACGAGTTTGCCCTCACCATTGCCCGACACGCCGAAATCGCCAAGCACTACACCTACACCATGCATACACGGATTCCCGATGTGGTGGTCATCAGCAATATGACGCTGAACAAGCTGAACGATGAGCAGACGGCGGCGGTGTATGAGGCCATGGCGGAATCGATTGCGTTTCAGAAACAGGCCTGGAACGAGGCCGTGGCGGAAACCCGGGAGTTGGCGATTGATGAGTTCGGGGTGAACTTTATTGACGTCAAGCTCGCGCCGTTCCGCGAGGCGGTTGAGCCCATGTATGAGGCCCTGAAACAGTATCCCGAGCAGTATTCGCTTTACCGCGAAATCAGGTCCACAGCAGATGAGACGGAGTAG
- a CDS encoding TRAP transporter small permease: MRLINGIRTVMDRVVEVVCSVWLLVMVAMTCWQIISRYLLGAPSTYSEEFLRFSLVWVSMLSMAYVAGLRKHVAFTLFSDKVSIHWQHYWQILIELAFLAFAIFILVQGGYNATSITMNQVSPSLGLAMGYVYSALPLAGGILAVYSVLNCIELLEKELRSDEEAPQDV, encoded by the coding sequence ATGCGCTTGATCAACGGGATTCGAACGGTGATGGACCGTGTGGTTGAGGTGGTGTGCAGTGTCTGGTTGTTGGTGATGGTCGCCATGACCTGCTGGCAGATTATCAGTCGCTATCTGTTGGGGGCTCCCAGCACCTATTCGGAGGAGTTTCTGCGTTTTTCACTGGTCTGGGTGTCCATGCTCTCAATGGCCTATGTGGCCGGTCTGCGCAAGCATGTTGCTTTTACCCTGTTTTCGGACAAGGTATCCATTCACTGGCAACACTACTGGCAGATACTGATCGAGCTGGCCTTTCTGGCGTTCGCCATTTTCATTCTCGTCCAGGGCGGATACAACGCCACCAGCATCACCATGAATCAGGTGTCGCCATCGCTGGGGCTGGCCATGGGGTATGTTTACTCGGCCTTACCGCTGGCCGGGGGAATTCTGGCGGTGTACAGCGTGCTGAATTGCATCGAGCTGTTGGAAAAAGAGTTGCGCTCGGACGAGGAGGCACCACAGGATGTTTGA
- a CDS encoding TRAP transporter large permease, whose translation MFDAALLLIGSFAFLLVLGIPIGICIAVSSVITIASVLPMDVALFTTAQKIFSSLDSFSLLAVPFFILSGVIMNSGGIAMRLVNFAKLFSGHIPGSLSHTNIAGNMMFGAISGSAIAASTSIGGVMVPMSKKEGYSNPFAAAVNIASAPTGMLIPPTTAFILYALASGGTSIAALFAGGLVAGVLWGAGCMLVTYVIARRRGYRSVVLVEKGVAWRVTMEALPSLLLIIVVVVGIVGGVFTAIEASAVAVAYTAFLTMVVYRTVSFGDLRNILVQSLVMTGIIMFLLGTSSAMSFAMAITGLPDLISSVILGLSENPVMVLLIITLFLLIIGTFMDIGPAILIFTPILLPIALKIGVDPVHFGILMVYNLSIGTITPPVGSGLYVGASVANERVEKILPSLMPFYGIIVLVLILIALVPEVTLFLPRLMDL comes from the coding sequence ATGTTTGATGCGGCGCTGTTACTGATCGGGTCTTTTGCGTTTTTATTGGTCCTGGGTATTCCCATTGGTATCTGTATTGCGGTGTCCTCCGTGATCACCATCGCCTCGGTGTTGCCCATGGATGTTGCGCTGTTCACCACAGCGCAGAAGATATTTTCCAGCCTGGACAGCTTCTCCCTGCTGGCGGTGCCCTTCTTCATTCTCTCCGGGGTGATCATGAATTCCGGGGGCATCGCGATGCGGTTGGTGAATTTTGCCAAACTGTTCAGTGGGCATATCCCCGGCTCTCTGTCCCACACCAATATTGCCGGCAATATGATGTTCGGGGCCATTTCGGGGTCCGCCATTGCGGCGTCCACCTCGATTGGTGGCGTCATGGTGCCCATGAGCAAGAAAGAGGGCTACAGCAACCCGTTTGCCGCGGCGGTCAATATCGCCTCGGCGCCCACGGGAATGCTCATTCCCCCGACGACGGCGTTCATTCTGTATGCCCTGGCCAGTGGCGGCACCTCGATTGCGGCGCTGTTTGCGGGCGGCCTGGTGGCCGGAGTGCTCTGGGGTGCAGGGTGCATGCTGGTGACCTATGTGATTGCCCGTCGCCGGGGCTATCGCTCCGTGGTACTGGTGGAGAAGGGCGTGGCGTGGCGTGTCACGATGGAGGCGCTGCCCAGCCTGTTGCTGATCATCGTGGTGGTGGTCGGTATCGTCGGCGGTGTGTTTACCGCGATTGAAGCCTCGGCGGTTGCGGTAGCCTACACGGCCTTTCTGACCATGGTGGTTTATCGCACGGTGTCCTTTGGGGACCTGCGCAATATTCTGGTGCAGTCACTGGTGATGACCGGCATCATCATGTTCCTGTTGGGAACCTCATCGGCAATGTCCTTTGCCATGGCGATTACCGGGCTTCCGGATCTGATCAGCAGTGTAATTCTCGGGCTCTCGGAAAACCCGGTGATGGTGTTGTTGATCATTACGCTGTTTCTGTTGATCATTGGCACCTTTATGGATATTGGCCCGGCGATCCTGATTTTTACCCCCATACTGTTGCCCATCGCCCTGAAGATTGGCGTGGACCCGGTACATTTCGGTATCCTCATGGTTTACAACCTGAGCATTGGCACCATTACACCCCCGGTAGGTAGCGGCTTGTATGTGGGTGCCAGCGTCGCCAATGAGAGGGTTGAGAAGATACTTCCGTCGCTAATGCCCTTCTATGGAATCATTGTTCTGGTGTTGATCCTGATTGCACTGGTTCCGGAGGTCACCCTGTTTTTGCCAAGGCTGATGGACTTATAG
- a CDS encoding Dabb family protein, with protein sequence MIRHILLVKFKPEATASEIEKVRALFEAMTTRVEGVEAVEWGLNDSPEGLNQGFTHAVLMTFADEQARQRYLPHPEHDALKAEFVPLVADIVVFDYPVA encoded by the coding sequence ATGATCCGACATATTTTGCTGGTCAAATTCAAACCGGAGGCAACCGCTTCGGAAATCGAGAAGGTCCGTGCTCTGTTTGAGGCCATGACCACCCGGGTGGAGGGGGTCGAAGCGGTGGAGTGGGGGCTCAATGACAGCCCCGAAGGGTTGAATCAGGGCTTTACCCACGCCGTTCTGATGACCTTTGCCGACGAGCAGGCGCGGCAGCGCTATTTGCCTCATCCGGAGCATGACGCGCTCAAGGCGGAGTTTGTGCCGCTGGTGGCAGACATTGTCGTTTTTGACTATCCGGTCGCGTAA
- a CDS encoding 3-keto-disaccharide hydrolase: MEFLNNRINPTRVTGRAAGALLFIGLTACSATEQSRNSGEWQSLFNGEDLDGWVVKIHHHEVGDNYADTFRVVDGVIQVNYDGYQDGFGERFGHLFYEQPFSSYHLKFEYRFTDQWLDDAPGYAYRNSGIMFHAQDPNTILKEQDWPISVEYQMLADRNDGNPRPTGNMCSPGTDVVYEGKIDERHCINSTSATYPPGEWVEGELIVYGDSRVVHRVNGETVLEYNQPQIGGGVVSGFDPELKVDGQPLTRGYIALQSEGQGVEFRNITIKPL; this comes from the coding sequence ATGGAGTTTTTGAATAACCGCATCAACCCGACTCGCGTAACCGGCCGAGCCGCCGGTGCATTGCTTTTTATCGGGCTGACGGCCTGCAGTGCCACTGAGCAGAGCCGGAACTCCGGAGAGTGGCAATCGCTGTTCAACGGAGAAGATCTGGATGGTTGGGTGGTCAAAATCCATCACCATGAGGTCGGGGATAATTACGCCGATACCTTCCGGGTTGTCGATGGGGTGATTCAGGTCAATTATGATGGTTACCAGGACGGTTTTGGCGAGCGCTTTGGTCACCTGTTTTACGAGCAGCCGTTTTCCTCCTATCATCTGAAATTCGAGTACCGGTTTACGGATCAGTGGCTCGATGATGCACCGGGCTACGCCTACCGGAACAGCGGCATCATGTTCCATGCTCAGGACCCCAACACCATTCTGAAAGAGCAGGATTGGCCCATTTCCGTGGAGTACCAGATGCTGGCGGATCGGAACGATGGTAACCCGCGCCCCACGGGCAATATGTGCTCTCCGGGTACGGACGTGGTGTATGAAGGCAAGATTGATGAGCGCCACTGCATCAACTCCACCTCGGCGACCTATCCGCCCGGTGAGTGGGTTGAGGGTGAGCTGATTGTTTACGGCGACTCGCGGGTGGTTCACCGGGTCAATGGTGAGACCGTACTTGAGTACAACCAGCCGCAGATCGGTGGCGGTGTGGTCAGTGGTTTTGACCCGGAACTCAAAGTAGACGGGCAGCCATTGACCCGGGGTTACATTGCCCTGCAATCCGAAGGGCAGGGCGTTGAGTTCAGAAACATAACGATCAAACCCCTGTAA
- a CDS encoding TonB-dependent receptor — MSSRTKSFQKRFLPAVMAAGAAGSLAAPTLAQDDMQMLEEVIVTGVRSAQETAVNVKRDSDSIVDAISAEDIGKLPDVTITDSLQRISGVQVRRNAGEGGSLNIRGLGQVSTTLNGESYLGANSITTVQPDYSDIPSQLFSGTQVIKSQTAANHPGGISGVVNLETYRPLDSGFDDGWTLSGAAQVGRGKETGETDPSVNFLANWRTDTVGFLVSFAHQTSNLANTYSGMNGDAGWTGFASEGAGAQYSWVSADTQLGGMGDRVTADGVDVNDNGVVGDTFWAYQGHSAFNRASERERDGLNAAFQADLGNGFELVAEAFYTKMEDYDRQMGVAFSDKWNRWGWAYPSISTPKGVEMSGGELHTVQEFTGNGMRLKSYSDVGVTEAESQNFNLELNYDNGGAFTGSARLVSGSAEQEQLNSYMDIDLANGSQWGVDCQLYPAGTAGEQGDCAEGRLQTNPNGYQGWPVLTVNYQGDNPHWSGWDNNANLNRDGQPQAGIASRSLQSYVDDVNSYSLGAFASENNFLREGDVDVVRFDGSYEIARGMLDSVDFGVRYSQRSVDNFEFDLLSPVGGCDVKWKATDVVLNGGGIEGACTYGEGGEYYTAGVPTPISGLDPIQVSDFGSATGIPPVWTVNPEYMDDVEGVHNQLYPGTRRAINPGRSYGVDLDEMSTYIKANFSRGIMSGNVGVRVVETDLTVDQNQVGSPQPYGAANEFLGQVSTERSYSDVLPSLNLRFDLTDEWVLRAAATKTMAPLDLAQWGAGLAPNYAIDGEASSDTYQQFIVIGGNSDGNPELDPWRADNYDLSLEYYLGPASALSAGLFYIDVESFIESGSVQMALPDQDGVVRREVEVSTSVQGSGGELKGLELSAKLAFGDFLYDSVLEDFGADVNYTYSPSESGNQDLNGGDLPFQDNSEHVFNLVGWYESGPFQARVAYNYRSERVAGYNQTWGNGALWQEATGYVDLSASYDINDAVNVFFNASNITDEKEQYYLEFEDQFAWQYEYEARYSLGVRATF; from the coding sequence ATGTCATCCAGAACAAAGTCTTTTCAGAAGCGATTCCTGCCGGCGGTTATGGCCGCCGGCGCGGCGGGCAGCCTGGCCGCGCCGACGCTGGCGCAGGACGATATGCAGATGCTGGAGGAGGTGATCGTCACCGGTGTCCGCAGCGCCCAGGAAACGGCGGTCAACGTCAAGCGCGATTCCGATTCCATTGTCGACGCCATTTCAGCGGAAGATATTGGCAAGCTGCCGGATGTGACCATCACTGACTCCCTCCAGCGCATCAGCGGTGTTCAGGTTCGCCGCAACGCCGGGGAAGGGGGATCGTTGAACATTCGAGGCCTGGGCCAGGTCTCCACCACCTTGAATGGCGAATCCTATCTGGGTGCCAATTCCATCACCACCGTCCAGCCGGATTATTCGGATATTCCCTCACAGTTGTTTTCCGGCACTCAGGTGATCAAGTCCCAGACAGCCGCCAACCATCCGGGCGGCATCAGCGGTGTGGTCAATCTGGAAACCTATCGCCCGCTCGATAGCGGGTTTGACGATGGCTGGACCCTCTCCGGGGCAGCGCAAGTCGGGCGTGGCAAGGAGACCGGTGAAACCGACCCTTCCGTGAACTTCCTGGCAAACTGGCGCACCGACACAGTGGGCTTCCTGGTGTCGTTCGCTCATCAGACCTCCAATCTGGCCAATACCTACTCGGGTATGAATGGCGATGCCGGCTGGACCGGTTTTGCTTCGGAGGGCGCCGGTGCGCAATACAGTTGGGTCAGCGCCGACACGCAACTTGGTGGTATGGGCGATCGGGTGACCGCTGATGGTGTGGATGTGAACGATAACGGCGTGGTTGGCGATACGTTCTGGGCCTATCAGGGCCACTCGGCGTTCAACCGTGCCTCCGAGCGTGAGCGCGACGGGTTGAATGCAGCGTTCCAGGCGGATCTGGGGAATGGTTTTGAGCTGGTCGCCGAAGCCTTCTACACCAAGATGGAAGACTACGATCGTCAGATGGGCGTCGCCTTTTCCGACAAGTGGAACCGGTGGGGCTGGGCCTACCCGAGCATCAGCACACCCAAAGGGGTTGAGATGAGCGGCGGGGAGCTGCACACCGTTCAGGAGTTTACCGGCAACGGCATGCGTCTGAAGTCCTACTCGGATGTGGGGGTGACCGAAGCGGAATCCCAGAACTTCAATCTGGAGCTGAATTACGACAACGGTGGCGCCTTTACCGGCAGCGCGCGGTTGGTCAGTGGCAGTGCCGAGCAGGAGCAACTGAACAGCTACATGGATATCGATCTGGCCAATGGCAGCCAGTGGGGTGTGGATTGCCAGCTTTACCCGGCGGGTACCGCCGGGGAGCAGGGTGACTGCGCGGAAGGGCGCCTGCAGACCAATCCGAATGGCTATCAGGGTTGGCCGGTGCTCACCGTGAACTACCAGGGGGATAACCCACACTGGAGCGGTTGGGACAACAACGCCAACCTGAATCGCGATGGTCAACCTCAGGCCGGTATCGCCAGCCGCAGTCTGCAGAGCTATGTGGACGATGTGAACAGCTATTCGCTGGGTGCTTTCGCCTCAGAGAACAATTTCCTGCGCGAAGGGGATGTGGATGTGGTCCGCTTTGACGGAAGCTACGAAATCGCTCGCGGTATGCTCGATAGCGTGGACTTTGGGGTGCGTTACAGCCAGCGCAGCGTGGACAACTTCGAGTTTGATCTACTCTCGCCGGTGGGTGGTTGCGATGTGAAGTGGAAGGCCACCGACGTGGTGCTGAATGGCGGCGGTATTGAGGGTGCCTGCACTTACGGTGAGGGCGGCGAGTATTACACCGCCGGTGTGCCCACTCCCATCTCCGGCCTCGACCCCATTCAGGTCAGCGACTTTGGCAGTGCCACGGGTATTCCGCCGGTCTGGACGGTCAATCCGGAGTACATGGATGACGTGGAAGGTGTACACAACCAGTTGTATCCGGGCACCCGCCGGGCGATCAATCCGGGGCGTTCCTATGGGGTCGACCTGGATGAGATGAGCACTTACATCAAAGCCAATTTCTCCCGCGGCATCATGAGCGGTAATGTTGGCGTGCGGGTGGTGGAAACCGACCTCACCGTGGATCAGAACCAGGTGGGCAGCCCACAACCCTATGGTGCCGCCAACGAGTTCCTGGGCCAGGTCAGTACCGAGCGTTCTTACAGCGATGTGTTGCCCTCGTTGAACCTGCGCTTTGATCTGACCGACGAGTGGGTTTTGCGTGCCGCAGCCACCAAGACCATGGCGCCGCTGGATTTGGCCCAGTGGGGTGCGGGGCTGGCCCCCAACTACGCCATCGACGGTGAGGCGAGTAGCGATACGTACCAGCAGTTTATCGTGATCGGTGGCAACTCCGACGGTAACCCGGAGCTGGATCCCTGGCGCGCGGACAACTACGATCTGTCGCTGGAATACTACCTGGGGCCCGCCAGTGCCTTGAGTGCCGGCCTGTTCTACATCGATGTCGAAAGTTTCATCGAGAGCGGTTCGGTGCAGATGGCATTGCCGGACCAGGACGGTGTGGTGCGTCGGGAAGTGGAAGTGTCCACCAGTGTTCAGGGTAGCGGCGGTGAGCTGAAAGGGCTCGAGTTGAGTGCCAAGCTCGCCTTCGGTGACTTCCTGTATGACAGTGTGCTGGAGGATTTTGGTGCGGACGTGAACTACACCTACTCACCCAGCGAGTCTGGCAATCAGGATCTCAACGGCGGTGACCTGCCGTTCCAGGATAACTCCGAGCATGTATTCAACCTGGTGGGTTGGTACGAGTCCGGTCCCTTCCAGGCTCGGGTGGCGTACAACTACCGCAGCGAGCGTGTAGCGGGTTACAACCAGACCTGGGGCAATGGCGCCCTGTGGCAGGAGGCGACCGGCTATGTGGACCTGTCAGCCAGTTACGATATCAATGACGCGGTCAATGTGTTCTTCAACGCGTCCAACATCACCGACGAAAAAGAGCAGTACTACCTCGAATTTGAAGATCAGTTCGCCTGGCAGTACGAGTACGAAGCCCGGTACTCCCTGGGCGTGCGCGCGACCTTTTAA